One Streptomyces lincolnensis genomic region harbors:
- a CDS encoding DUF397 domain-containing protein: protein MQPVDRRSGRGPATVPVRDSKVPDGQVLLFGASSWASFLAELKG from the coding sequence CTGCAGCCGGTTGATCGAAGATCCGGACGAGGTCCTGCGACAGTTCCCGTCCGCGACAGCAAGGTCCCCGACGGTCAGGTGCTGCTCTTCGGCGCGTCCTCGTGGGCGTCCTTTCTGGCGGAGCTCAAGGGCTGA